The following proteins are encoded in a genomic region of Brachypodium distachyon strain Bd21 chromosome 1, Brachypodium_distachyon_v3.0, whole genome shotgun sequence:
- the LOC100829371 gene encoding ervatamin-B has product MASSSIHPSRLTKPFSLAIFLVIVSCSTHYLMVAAGEVSTAGDDKAMRERYEKWMAEQGRTYKDSTEKARRFEVFKSNAHFIDSHNAATGPGGKSRPKLTTNKFADLTEDEFRNIYVTGHRVNYRPTSLVTDTVFKFGAVSLSDVPPSIDWRARGAVTSVKDQHLCACCWAFSSAAAVEGIHQITTGNQVSLSVQQLVDCSNAANEKCKAGEIDKAYEYIARSGGLVADQDYPYEGHSGTCRVYGKQAVARISGFQYVPARNETALLLAVAHQPVSVALDGLSRALQHIGTGIFGSAGEPCTTNLNHAMTIVGYGTDEHGTRYWLMKNSWGSDWGDKGYVKFARDVASEINGVCGLALEASYPVA; this is encoded by the exons ATGGCTTCGTCATCTATTCACCCCAGCCGACTCACGAAGCCCTTTTCACTTGCTATCTTTCTTGTCATTGTGAGCTGCTCCACGCATTATTTGATGGTTGCAGCTGGCGAGGTATCGACGGCCGGCGACGACAAGGCAATGAGGGAGAGGTACGAGAAGTGGATGGCTGAACAAGGCCGCACTTACAAGGACTCAACTGAGAAGGCTCGGCGGTTCGAGGTATTCAAGTCCAACGCCCATTTCATCGACTCGCACAATGCTGCAACAGGGCCAGGGGGCAAGAGTCGCCCGAAGCTGACGACCAACAAGTTCGCTGACCTCACCGAGGATGAGTTCAGAAACATCTACGTCACGGGGCACAGGGTTAATTACAGGCCCACGTCTCTAGTTACCGATACCGTATTTAAGTTCGGGGCTGTCAGCCTTTCGGACGTGCCTCCCAGTATAGATTGGAGGGCCAGGGGCGCGGTAACTtccgtcaaggaccagcatCTATGTG CGTGTTGCTGGGCTTTCTCGTCGGCGGCAGCCGTGGAAGGCATCCACCAAATCACAACCGGCAACCAGGTTTCCCTCTCGGTGCAGCAGCTGGTGGACTGCTCCAACGCCGCGAACGAGAAATGTAAGGCCGGCGAGATCGACAAAGCCTACGAGTACATCGCTCGGAGCGGCGGTCTCGTGGCCGATCAGGACTACCCCTACGAAGGACACTCGGGCACCTGCCGCGTATATGGGAAACAGGCCGTGGCCAGGATCAGCGGCTTCCAGTATGTCCCTGCGCGGAACGAGACCGCGCTCCTGTTGGCCGTCGCCCACCAGCCCGTCTCCGTTGCACTCGATGGTCTGAGCCGTGCGCTCCAGCATATTGGTACCGGGATCTTTGGTTCCGCAGGTGAGCCGTGCACCACGAATCTGAACCATGCCATGACGATCGTTGGCTACGGCACCGACGAACACGGTACCAGGTACTGGCTCATGAAGAACTCGTGGGGAAGCGACTGGGGGGACAAGGGCTACGTGAAGTTCGCGCGAGACGTGGCATCCGAAATTAACGGCGTTTGTGGCCTTGCCTTGGAGGCCTCCTACCCTGTTGCCTAG